The proteins below are encoded in one region of Apium graveolens cultivar Ventura chromosome 4, ASM990537v1, whole genome shotgun sequence:
- the LOC141718547 gene encoding uncharacterized protein LOC141718547, with translation MLNFQVVKAVSTCNAIMSGTGIHTFRVVPSTYHMVPKFPTRNGVGEARGDQKMARRCYVAALRPDGTGGQGRITTFLQENRDVFAWTAADMPGIDPNLITHRLNVDPTRKALKQKKRTYAPDRLEAIKHEVKKLLEVGFIEEVQFPEWLANPVMVKKANGKWRMCIDFTDLNDVCPKDCYPYQGLIP, from the exons ATGTTGAACTTTCAGGTTGTCAAGGCAGTCTCTACCTGCAATGCAATCATGAGTGGGACAGGGATCCATACTTTTAGGGTTGTGCCCTCCACTTACCACATGGTACCGAAGTTCCCAACTAGGAACGGTGTTGGAGAAGcaagaggagatcaaaaaatggcccGTCGTTGCTATGTTGCAGCACTTAGGCCCGATGGAACTGGGGGGCAG GGTCGGATAACAACTTTCCTCCAAGAGAATAGAGATGTATTCGCTTGgacagcagctgatatgcctgggatTGACCCTAACCTGATAACTCATAGGTTGAACGTTGATCCAACTCGAAAGGCTTTAAAGCAaaagaagagaacttatgcccctgatAGGCTGGAAGCCATTAAGCACGAGGTCAAGAAGCTTTTAGAAGTAGGATTTATAGAGGAAGTGCAATTCCCTGAATGGTTAGCCAACCCCGTAATGgttaagaaggccaatggaaagtggaggatgtgcattGACTTCACTGACTTGAATGATGTTTGTCCCAAGGATTGTTAcccctaccaaggattgataccctga
- the LOC141718544 gene encoding uncharacterized protein LOC141718544: MLVKSLRKVDHISHLREAFEVLRHHKMMLNPAKCTFGVGSGKFLGLMVSKRVIEANPDKIKAILEMEPLCSIKDVQKLTGKIAALGRFISMSGDKCLPFFKTLKKVKDFEWTAESQEAFEQLKKYMTEAPLLAKPSPEDTLYLYLAISEQAVSAVLVKEEKKLQKPVYYISKVLHGAELNYSTTEKFALALITASRKLRPYFQAHKIEVLTDQPLRNILHSPKASGRLIRWAIELGEFDIKYKPRTAIKAQALADFVVECTINNQEVGGQEIVTPGEGEKDEEATLKEYWVFHFYGASKTKSSGAGLVLQSPGGFMIEYALKLDFRTINNEAEYEVCGDSRLVVAQVNREFEAKDDTMAKYLRVIKGIMTQFAKWYAEHVPREENTTADALSQFASSEIENYPRSIYFQVLKTPTIHVINLIAPIGVASCWIDPIKTHLETGWLPDDAQEARKLSVRALRYSLIEGLLYKRSFIIPYLKCLRPLEAEEALKEAHEGIYGQHLGGRALAHKITRLGFYWPTMLADAKAYVKKCDRCQRHAPIVRSPRRGLYRSAYPSLLQCGERTYLDHFL; the protein is encoded by the exons atgttagtcaaaagcctaAGAAAGGTCGATCATATTAGTCACCTCAGAGAGGCATTTGAAGTGTtgaggcaccacaagatgatgttaaacccagCCAAGTGTACTTTTGGCGTtgggtctggaaaatttttgggtcTCATGGTCTCTAAGAGGGTGATAGAGGCCAATCCCGACAAGATCAAAGCCATCCTAGAGATGGAGCCACTATGCtccatcaaggatgttcagaagctgaCAGGAAAAATTGCAgctctagggaggttcatctccatgtctggagacaaatgcCTACCCTTTTTTAAaacccttaagaaggtgaagGACTTCGAGTGGACCGCTGAGAGCCAAGAAGCCTTCGAACAGCTGAAGAAGTACATGACtgaagccccgttgttggctaaaCCAAGTCCAGAGGACACTCTATATTTGTACCTCGCGATATCTGAGCAAGCCGTGAGTGCGGTTCTCGTGAAGGAAGAGAAGAAACTCCAAAAGCCTGTATACTATATAAGCAAGGTGCTCCATGGAGCGGAATTGAATTACTCCACTACGGAGAAGTTCGCACTTGCTCTCATCACAGCCTCGAggaagttgagaccatacttccaggctcacaagatTGAAGTCCTGACGGACCAGCCATTGAGAAACATTCTTCATAGCCCAAAGGCCAGTGGAAGGCTCATCCGGTGGGCAAttgagttgggagaattcgatattaAGTATAAGCCTCGAACGGCCATCAAGGCTCAGGCCTTAGCAGACTTCGTGGTCGAATGTACTATTaacaaccaagaagtcggggggcaagaGATAGTAACCCCGGGAGAAGGGGAGAAGGATGAAGAAGCAACTCTGAAAGAATATTGGGTTTTCCATTTTTACGGAGCGTCCAAAACAAAATCTAGTGGTGCAGGCCTAGTGTTGCAAAGCCCTGGGGGGTTTATGATTGAGTATGCTCTGAAGTTGGATTTTCGGACTATAAACaacgaagcagaatatgaa gtctgtggagactcgagaCTCGTAGTTGCTCAAGTTAATCGGGAGTTTGAGGCCAAAGATGATACAATGGCCAAGTACCTGAGAGTCATAAAGGGAATAATGACTCAGTTCGCTAAATGGTATGCAGAACATGTTCcgagagaggagaacactacGGCGGATGCCTTATCTCAGTTCGCCTCGTCCGAGATAGAGAATTATCCGAGGAGTATTTACTTCCAGGTCTTGAAGACCCCTACTATTCATGTCATAAATCTGATAGCACCGATCGGTGTGGCTAGCTGTTGGATAGACCCGATCAAAACTCACTTGGAAACTGGGTGGCTCCCCGACGATGCCCAGGAGGCTCGTAAGTTGTCGGTTAGAGCATTGAGATACTCACTGATTGAAGGCCTTCTTTACAAAAGGTCCTTCATTATTCCGTACTTAAAATGCTTAAGACCTCTTGAAGCAGAGGAGGCACTAAAAGAAGCCCATGAAGGGATTTATGGacagcacttggggggcagggccctcgctcacaagataactcggTTGGGGTTTTACTGGCCAACTATGTTAGCCGATGCAAAGGCTTATGTGAAAAAATGTGACAGATGCCAGAGGCATGCACCAATAGTACGAAGCCCCCGAAGAGGCTTATATCGATCAGCATACCCATCCCTTTTGCAATGTGGGGAAAGGACATACTTGGACCATTTTCTATAG